The genomic stretch ATCACCCACCCCAAATCTCAACACCATGGCCGCTACCGATTCCAAGCCGGCCTTGTCTACGCTCAAGACACCCATGTCGGCCACCTATCCCTCCGAACTCAGGTCGCCCATGATCACCTCTGCAACCACGCCCATCTTTGCCAACATCAAGCGGGAAGACTCTGACCTCAAGACTCCAATCACCCCACCGACCGCCTACCTGGAGTTTCTCAAGAACCTGTCGCCTGTCCTCTCGAGCCCAATGTCCACCGGTACCAGCTGCAAGTTTGTCTTTGGGGATACTCGCCCCACCTCGGTCACTTCATCCGCCTCCAGCGCCTCCTTCACATCCACCTCGGCCCCTGCAGACAAGGAATCACCAGCAACGTCAAGATCAAGCAGCTGCAGTAGGTGCGACACTTCCAAAGAGGACCAGCCTCCCATGTCTGCACCTCCAACCAAAGTCCAAACCGTCACCATCCCTCCCCCATCACCCTTTAGGCGGCCACATTCAGCGCGTACACCCCGCCTTTACATACCCCAATCACCCTATTCGCCCGCCGCTGTACGGTCACCAGCGAGCGCAAAGTCCATTCAATCACCCTATTCCGCCGTCTCATCGCCCAAGACTTGGGATGCAGAAAAGAAGACTGGTCGAGCAAGGCGCGTCAGCGTGCGCGAAGTCGTTACAAGGACAGTGACATATAGTCGCACGCCCGTCGACGCCAAAGCGCCACAGTTTCCGCAGATTGACCCCGCACCCCGCGGTAAGAGGAGGAAGGTCGAGTAGGAAATCTGCTGCTGTTACGCAACCCTACCGCTTATGGAATGCTGGCTCGAGCATGAGCGGTTGCGCAACCCTCTGTGCTACTTCACGACACAACTGTACTGGCGCCTAGGCACAGCACCTAATTTCCATTCGCCCAACATCTATTGTCTACATTATACACGACTTGCACAAACTACCCGGCCATTGAACTAATACTCGGGTCCAGGCGATCCCATCACAACCTACTTTCAACTGCTTGCACCACATTCTCAACCTACTACCATCATCGCCTTTTTCCTTTTTCCTTTGTttactactactactactactactactactactactactacccCAAATCAATAGAGAAACGACGTTATGGCCACGTCCTTTTTCTCACGACCCTAACGGCGGAAAACATGTATTCGGCGTTGAGATTACCATTACCACATTTGTAGCGGATACCAATTATCGGCGGGTGGTGCGCCGGCGCTTTTGGTGTTGATTGGCCAAACTACGGAACGAGGCTACCTCATCGATCTGATGGATGTGAGAGGAACGCACAGGCTACTGGCACGTGGATGTGCTGGGCGGCAAGATGCTGCATGCAGTGTATTGGATGGAGCCGGGCGGCAAAAACAGATAGCCCTGGCTGTGCGGGCTAGCGAGGTCAGATGAGTGGATAGTTTTCTACGCCTATTGCCCGCACAGTGCCCCGAGACACGAAAGTTGAAATAGTATTATAGGACGAGAAAGAAATGGACATGATACCTGTTTTAAGCCATTGTTCCACGAAGAAAAAAAGACAATTAATCCCAATGCGTGTTTTGGAATTCGTCGTGGTGGAGGGAAGGAAGGATATTGGCTTGGCTATAACGAGACATCCCTAACGATAAAACGTAGTTTTCGGCCACACCGAGGAACAAAAGCGCACAGCGCAGCATCGAAAACAAGCAAAAACTTGCCAGCCTTGTTTGCTGAATCATTGCTGGCCTTGCAGACTACAGTCGGCGCCTTGTGCATGTGACAACGCACTTTTTGTTCCGCTCGAAAGAGCCATTATTTCCCAGAGACAATGCAGAAGGGTAATATAGATGCGCTTAGCACAACCAATTGAACGCACCACATACGCACGCAACGACAAGAAACAAGGAAAGAGAAACCAGGCTACGATTGCTGTAATTCTCTCCGCTACTATTGTACACGTCAAGGTCCAGCCCGACCGATCGTGTGTGGAAGCAACGCCAAAAAGCCCAATATCCTAACAAGGAGGCGTCGTCGTCTGTCAGACCCTCTCTCTTTTTCCCTGTCTTCCTGCTCCAAGGAAAGAAAAGGCCCGGGCGCCAACACAGAACCCAATCCCAACGATGCGTAACCTTCCCGCTCTCCTTAGATGTGACCAATCAGAGAGATGGACAGGGATATAGTGACTTGTACATGGGCGCTTAACCAGGGCTGTGGAGACGGGTTGCGCTAGTGGGAGAGGGGTGTGTTTGTTCAGCGGGAGGGAGAGGGTCATGTGAGAGTGTGTAATTTGTGAGCAAGTGGGATGTGGGTTAACATAGGTGCAGGTGGAGTAAGGTGAAAAGTGGTATGATTGTGAGTTGGAGTAAGCTGGTGGAGGCATTACTATTATACTAGATGCAGACATGTATCTGCTTGCAGACTTGCAAAGGTACATGTGTAGCGAGATGGTTTAATAGACAGCTACACGTATGTATGCATGCTGAACTGTACTGTTACTGTGTAGGAAAAAAGCTCAGATACAGACATTGGAAGATAGGGTGCTCTACGTGCAGACACACACTAGGCACTAAGGCAGCATACTTTCCAAATCCCATCCCATGTCTACCCCAAGCCTCAAAACTGCCCACCGCCGATCATCTTGCGACCAAGTCGAGAATCGGACCGTATCCTGATAAAGGTCGAGAAAGAGAGAAAGCGGCATGCTCGTCGTACCACTTCCCCCATCCCCGGTGGCACATGGCAATTCCGTAGTGTCGGCGCCTCGTCAAAACGGCCTACGGCGCTTCTGCGGCGGCATAGCAAAGAGAGCGTGCTTTCTTTCGCGCTTAATTGTTACCTTGACTCGATACTCCAGTCTTGATGGGGGAGGTGAGTAGAGATAGGTGTGGAGTTTGATGGGGCGTTTGGGCCGCGTGTGTTTGAGGTGTGGACGGTGGACGGTGCTACGCCGCTGGGGATGAAGATGGCGGCGCACACCGACTGCGCGTGCGGCACGTACGGTACGTGTCTACTGAGGAAGAAAGATGGGCATCCCAAGGTACATGGCTCAGGAATGGGTAATCGCGCTTGTGTCGTTTAATGGTTATGTGGCACAGTTAGGCGGGACAAAGGCGCGACATGTGTCAACTGGGCATTAACTTACAGGAAGCTGACAATTTTCCAAGACGTTTTGAAATTATCCATGTCTGTTAGACTATATTACTGGCAAGATGTAAGACTGCATTAGCAGATAGCAAGCCAGCAAGTACTTTTCGCTTTTTTCCATATATAAAGTTCACACTTGTGGTGTCATAGGATCGATGTATACCTAACGTTGTACTGCTAAACGAAAACATGCGGCAAATGGGCTTGGTCTAACTATTTAATACGATGAGTGGCAGTATCTATGCCTTGCAAGGAAAAGTGGAAGCGTGGCCAGGGCGGGCTGGAATCCGATACGTGGGTTGCGTGTCCGGTGGCGACGTACTACTCATAGAGGGCAACCGCGCAAGAGCTACCCTCGATCATCACATCATGTACGCCTCCAGATTTGAAGGAAGAGTAGTGCAAACACCAACGTCCAAGCCCCAAGCAGTTATATCAACCAGGCCAACATCTGGCCACAAAAGCAACCAACATGGCGCGGATCTGACCTTCGGAGATTATCGCATCAAGGCCTCCCTTGCAGCCCGCTCCTGTGCCGCTATCTTGCATTCGAGGCATCGAAGGACGCATAAGATTGAGATCGAGGGGCTAATGCAAGGCGTATGTTTCGGCAGTTGTTGAGCACCTTCTTACACTGCTTGTGGGTAATGACCTTGTTGCCCTTTAGCACGATACACGAAGCGATGAATTGGGAACGGCATAGCAGAAATAGACTTTGCGTGTTAACGCGCATAGGACTTGCGAAAGCAGAAGCCGGGCGTTCATTGCGTACTTGGCGACATCATGTGCAAGGGAGATTGTCAGTCATTGTAGACATCTTGATATTGTGCATGTTGCTGGTGAGGTGTTTCCGGAACTGCTGCCGTCATTGTCATTGCTCACTGGTCTTACCTCTCGGACTTTTGAAATTCCTTGGGTGCCTTTCAGCCTGCTCTGGCTATATTCTCTTCTTTACAAGGACGGTATTGTCCAATGTTCTAACAGGAGCGCGGCCCAAATACGTATATCCTCGAACCCTGTTACTCTCCCCCTCTCCGGTGTCAATGGGGGGTATAGAGCCCCTGACCCTGTATTTGACATGTACCTGCAGACTTCTGCAAGATTCTCACTAATCACCTCCCCAAAGCAAACACGCGCACTATAGCACGTCCTTCTCCTTGGCCAACTTCTCGGCcatcttcttcgccttctcTGTCCTCTCTTCCCTCAACGTAGCAAACACCCAAAACCAAGCCGAAACCTCCATGAAGCCAAAAGTGAAGACAAAGCTATTGTTCAGATGGGCGCCGGCACTCATCCTGAAGTCCATGCCCCTGGGCGCAAACATGCCGCCTTCTTTGAATATATACGTGTATGCTGTGAGGCcaaagaggaagagaagaCGTACGGGCGCCTGGAGGCCCCAGAACTGGTCGAAGACGTCTTCATGAAGGGAGAGGGCGGTAAGGTCGCTGAGACCGAGGAAGGCGAAGAGCATGGCTATGAAGGCTGTGGCTGCAGAGGGTTTGTTAAAATCGCGGGGAGTTGGCTGCAACGCGTTAGAAGTCATTTGGAAGACCGAGAGAGGTAATTGGGCGACATACGAGTTGCATTGACTCTCCCAGTAGCACAATGACGCCTTGCTTTGATATCAAGGCGGGATTCTTGAGCAGGACCACGGCTAGTGTGATGTGGAACAAGGCTATGCTGCGAATCATTGTGTTTGCCGATATTATCGCCATGTTTGCGGATATGTGTAATGCGACTGAGTCAGCTGTTGGTACAATATGAAGTTGGTCGTCGCGAAGATCGATGTTGGGTTTACGAGTGTATACGTACAAGGTACACTTCAACTCGCGTGTTGTGTTCGGACGAAACCCCGAAAAAGTAAGTCCGCCTTGTCCGCCAAGCCCGCTGATATCTTCCTTACTCTTGTCGCGCCCGGGTTTTTGATTTCAAATAATCCTCacacctgggtgacataaaatactggacagtATGGGCAAGCACCTAAtagacgtgtctggcgactacagtcGTTTTTTTACACAGGTATGTtcagtattttatgacacccgggtgcTCACAATACTTTGATTACCTTGCTGATGATGGAGAAGTCAAGCGGGCTCTCCGTTAGCACAGACCATGCGACAACGCAGCGCAGCCGCCATCAAAGACGGCGCCCATGCGGCATAGATGACGTCATATTCTTCATAATCATATGCCTTATCGCGTCCATTGTCTGGTGCTCGGAGTTACGAGCTTTGCTTCCAGCCCAGAAACACAAACGTGGGGGACTTGTTTCGGTGGAAGGCAGAGTCACCAAAATATTGGAAGAGAACCCCCTAATTGGTCAGCAATCACCATGTCATGATGGAACTGGGCTGACCTTCCAAAGACGGCCATAATGATCTCATGATATTCATCCGAAGCACCTACCAGAACCACATCTACAACGCTTCTGGTAGTGACTTTGCGGACAAATGGGAAAATGGGGGTCTTGCACAGCATGTTGATGTCCCACGTCTGGAAAAGGGCAAGCAGGGCGGTGCGTTCTGGAGCGCTTTCTGGCCGTGTCCAACAAGCGGAAATGGTACCGACTTCTCAGATGCGAGGTACTACGACAGTAAGACGAACAAGTTTCCCTTTAAGATGACCAGGCTGACAGTAAAAGTCGTCCAATCCACAATCAGCCAGCTCGACCTTTTCGGTCGTCTAGGTCAGCAATACCCCAAGTATTTCACGTCCTCGAAGACCAGCGCAGAAGCCGCTCACACATTTGAGAACGGGGGTTTCATTGCCCCCGTGATCATCGAAGGTCTGCACCAAATCGGCAACTCGATTTCAAACTTACGTCTCTACCACCAACTTGGAGTCCGCTACGCGACGTTGACATGGAACTGCCACAACAAATACGCCGACGCCGCTTTGCAGACTGAAGCAGCAGGTTCCGGTTCAGGCATTGCAAAGCCCTACTGGCATGGTCTGAGCCCAGCAGGCCGCGAGCTAGTCAAGGAGATGAATCGTTTGGGCATGCTAGTCGACCTCGCACATGTTAGCCAAGACACGATGCGTGACGTGCTTGTAGGAAAAGGCGAAACAGGCTGGAACGGTAGTCTAGCACCACCCATTTTCAGCCACAGCTCAGCCTATGCAATCTGCCCACATCCGCGTAACGTGCCAGACGACATTCTGCAGCTCGTTAAACAACGCAACTCCATCGTTATGGTCAATTTCAACCCAGAGTTTGTTTCGTGCAAGCCTGCGAATACTACAAACAGCCTACCGGACTTTGTTCCAGAGACAAATACATTGGCACAGGTTGTCCGTCACATCAGGCATATCGGAGAGCTGATTGGATACGACCATGTTGGCATCGGTACGGATTACGATGGCATTGAATCGACGCCTGTGGGTCTGGAGGATGTTTCAAAGTTTCCCGATCTTTTCGCCGAGCTATTGAGACAGGGAATCAGCGATGAGGATGCAGCCAAGATCGCAGGACGAAACATACTCAGAGTATGGGCTGAGGCTGATAAGGTGGCTAGTGAGTTGCAAAAGACCACGTTGCCGTTGGAAGACGACGTGAAGAATAATTGGGTGAAGCGTCGGGAACTGTGAGCTAGTTGTGGAACGAGTCTTTGTGGGCCTAGACTCTAGGTCTGATCTGGCTCCAAGGTTATAATTGTGCATTCAATAGTAGATATCAACTACAAATCCACCTATACAGTGGAATACATTCGACCTATATGCCTAAATGACTTCTAAGCTTCTCCAACACACTAGCGACAAGCTTCTCATTCTTGCCTTCTTGTCTCTTACTCTCCCTGTTCGCTACCTTTTCCAACTGCTTCGCTATATCCTTGTCCTCACCATTCTTCCAGTACGCTTCCGAACGTTCTACAAAGCGCACAAACGCTTCGAGGACGACTTCTTTACCCTCCCAGCTCTTGCCACTAAGTGCTTTGTCTAACACAGGCCAAACAACCTTTGCGTTGACGATGTCGATGTTTTCACTGCCTACGGCATTCGTGATTTGCAGCACGCAATCGGCGACTGTCTTCGCTGCTGTATGCTTAATGGCCCACTGTCTACTTTCCAGGTGCCTTTCGGAGAGCACGATGATTTCTTTGAGATAGAGAGAAACGGTACGTGGGCCTGCGACGTGGTCGTCCCATGTTTCTGTGAAGCTCTTCCGAACTTGTTCCTCCGAGTCATGTTTGGCGAGGAAGATGAAGGGCAAGAATTCTGCTTGGAAAGAAGTGAAGCGGTCGGTGGCGTAAAGCGACATGGCTCGCATAATGTCTGCCGCTAAAAGGCGATTCCTATCGCTACTTTCCTCAGACTCAAAATACATCTTGTTGACAAAGGCGAAGGTAGAAAGAAGTTGTTTGTCAGAAGCTAGACGCGCAAGATAGCCTGCCGCCGCCGCATAGGATGAGCTGACCGTTTCATTCCGATCATGGATTTGCTTCTGGACCAACTTCAAGAAGCTGTCGGCATAGGGATTGAAAACAAATCTATGGCGCGTGGCTAATGTAACCAAGATTCTCGAACAGCCAACCTTGGATGGTAGACCGACAGCGTTCTTCATCGCGGCCTCGATACGTGGGACAAGCGCAGACATGGTCTCTTCATCTGCGAGATCCAGACAGCGTTCCACAGATTCAGTCAGGGGCGATGAGCGCACACTGGCGAGGCGCATGTCGTCAATCTTCTGTTCGGTAAGATTATACTTGCTGGCGTTGAGGTGTACATAGTTGACTGCTTCGGGCTCCAAACTGCTGAGTAGACCAAGTAAGCGCTCCACGAGCTCAGGGACATGTGGGTTGAGCGTGTTCGCGTTACTTTTCTTGACGATCTGAAGTAGCGTGTGTACAGAAAAGAGACGGACTTCCTCGGCTGACGACTCAAGACCAGACTGTGAAAACAGGAAGGGTATGACACGCTCAAGCTGAATTGTTGCGGACTTGTTTGAAgcatcaccagcttcaagAGACCGGGTGAGTATTCCAGTCAGGACGCGGGCTAAAGATGCAGCTGCAACGCGAACAGTCTCTTTGATGTCGTCAAGCACCTTGAATGTCTTGCCCCAGATGGCGTCGGGATACTTCTCGTACTATGGTGGACTGTTAATGCACGTTGCCATAGAGTTCGTACAAATATTCTTACCTTGTCAATGCTGCGTCCCTGCACCAGGTCGGCGATGGCTGCACAAGAAGCCTGACGGACGCGCCATTCTTTTGTCAGAATACTTATGAGTAGATCATCCATGATTGCATCGAAGTGCTTGTCGATTGTGGCCGAAGAGTCTTTGACAAGTGCATTCCAGATGTCATTCATGGAGCGCTGCACATTGGGATTTGGATCGAACCTGCAGTTCTGTCAGCATACATATTCATTTGGGTGTGAAAGAAACTTTCACGGAAAGCATACCTATAACGATAGAGCTTTGGATAAAGCTTCGGATTCTGAGCCAAGTATCCATCAACACTGGAGTCGGAGAATATATTACTCAATCCGAATCTTCCAAACGCAGCTCGGCTAGACCAGATGGAGTTGTTGGACGCCATGGACATGAAGCGGTACACCAGACTCGAATCTCCAACCTCTGCTGCAAGGTTCAATATATCCTTGTATGTTGTGATAGAGCCGTCTCCAGTCGGTAACGCGCCAGGCTCGAAGAGCTGCGTGTCATCTGTAACCGTGCCGGCCATCTTAGACTTGTTGTCGGAGAAGGATCCCACTAAATCACGGACAAGATCGTCTTTGAGCTGGCGGTCTCCCTTCTCGTATACCAGGCCAAGTCCACGTGATGCTGCTTCCTGCACGACTTCATCCCGGTCAGAGAGACAGTTCTTGAAGGCTATTTGACATTGACTGAGATAGCTTTGCATATCCGGTTTGTGACCACAGTATTGGAGGAGACACAATAGCCAGATTACAGAAGCTTTCTTTAAAGACGGTTTTGTCTGCAAACAACCTTTCAGCGTTTTTTCCATGACTATCCCGAGCGTCTTCTCCCGCTTCGGTCCGAGGGGCGCCTGTAGAGGTGCATCCCATGGTTCTTGCGGTTGATCCGGATGGAGAATGTCCAGCTCAGCAGTCAATGCCTTCGATTCCCAGCCAGCTGCAAAACAGCTTAGGGCCTCACCAACTGAGAAGTGGACTTCCGGTTGACGGACCTCGTGGAGTTCGTAAAGCTTATCGCTAATTGTCTTGTAGTCGGATGCCTCTTCAGAATGAGATTCGTCTTCCTCAGTGATCATCGACAGATGACCTAGCGCCAGTATGGCACTCGTAGTGCCTGATTTGGCAGAGTCATAGATTTGTTGGACGACAGCTTCAGCTTTTCCATGCTTGGAGAGCAACAAGGGCGTGATCACATAGAACAGACTAAGCTGATCTATACATGAGAAGGCTGCACTCTTTAGGGTGGCGTCTCGTGAGTTTTTCATGATTTCGACTACTGCATGCAGCAGCTTGTTGATTGGATGATCGTCGGCGATTGTTGCGGGCGTGGCGCTGGCTCTCCAGAATGCTCGGCTGTGGTAATAGCCCAATGCAAGAATGACACCACTAATCTGATTGATATCAGCACCAATTGCGGACTCCCAATGTTGCAGTTTGTCGAAGAAGCCAACTTGGGCGCTCTGGAGAGCATTCTGGTCGATTTCCTTATGCGATGCCAGTAAACCATATGCGTGAGCAGCAGCAAGACGTCGTGCCGGATTATTGGATACTATGGATGGCTGCAAAGCCCGAAAGTCCCGAACCACGTTTGCTAAGACCCAGTAACGCTGAGGGAGTAGAGACAGAAGTCGGACAAAGGTAGTACCAATGTCGCCAATATCACTAACATCGTCTCGCGTAAGTCTATCGAAACTAGCTCGTAGTATGACCGCAAGAGAGCGACCGTGAGACTCATTTGCTGCATATGCACGGAATGCTTGACGAGCACGCATATCTGTAGTCATTTGAGTGTCCAGTTTTCTCTCCCAGTTTTCGGGCGCATCATCACCCATATCCTTGTCAACCAAAGCAGACTGCATGGCGACGCTAGAACAGAAGCTAATAACTGTCGACAAGGCCCCTGGGTATTGCTGATAGAAGTCTTGTACCTGGAGCAGAGCGTCTTCTGACTTGTCAATGTCCATGGCGTCCTCATCCTGTGCTTGCTGTATGATGATGAAGTTGACTAATTTGTCAAAGTCTGGAAAGATCAACTTGCTCTGATCCCGTTCACCAGGTGGCGTATTTGACATCTTGAACCAATACGGGTCGAGGCCACGACGTCCTTCCTCAACGATTTCGTGTCGCTCAGCAGCGCCTCCACTGACGGCAAGAATGTCTATCCAACGAGCTAACACATCTTCATATGGAAGGCATCGATTTGCGAACCTTGTCGCCACGTAGCGAGTACTTCTTGTGAAACGGTCTGATGCTGGCGTGTTATGCTGGTCTACGGTAGCATACCGGAGCAGTATCTGTCTGAACCTATGCATGATCGATGCATCAAACGGCTTGGAAAAGGCACCCAGTACCGAGGAGAGTGCTTCCTCTATACTGACGGCTACCTCTTTGCCAGCCGAATCTTCG from Pyrenophora tritici-repentis strain M4 chromosome 1, whole genome shotgun sequence encodes the following:
- a CDS encoding Atrophin-1 multi-domain protein, with amino-acid sequence MAATDSKPALSTLKTPMSATYPSELRSPMITSATTPIFANIKREDSDLKTPITPPTAYLEFLKNLSPVLSSPMSTGTSCKFVFGDTRPTSVTSSASSASFTSTSAPADKESPATSRSSSCSRCDTSKEDQPPMSAPPTKVQTVTIPPPSPFRRPHSARTPRLYIPQSPYSPAAVRSPASAKSIQSPYSAVSSPKTWDAEKKTGRARRVSVREVVTRTVTYSRTPVDAKAPQFPQIDPAPRGKRRKVE
- a CDS encoding Ilm1 domain containing protein → MAIISANTMIRSIALFHITLAVVLLKNPALISKQGVIVLLGESMQLPTPRDFNKPSAATAFIAMLFAFLGLSDLTALSLHEDVFDQFWGLQAPVRLLFLFGLTAYTYIFKEGGMFAPRGMDFRMSAGAHLNNSFVFTFGFMEVSAWFWVFATLREERTEKAKKMAEKLAKEKDVL
- a CDS encoding Zn-dependent dipeptidase, microsomal dipeptidase protein yields the protein MIFIRSTYQNHIYNASGSDFADKWENGGLAQHVDVPRLEKGKQGGAFWSAFWPCPTSGNGTDFSDARYYDIVQSTISQLDLFGRLGQQYPKYFTSSKTSAEAAHTFENGGFIAPVIIEGLHQIGNSISNLRLYHQLGVRYATLTWNCHNKYADAALQTEAAGSGSGIAKPYWHGLSPAGRELVKEMNRLGMLVDLAHVSQDTMRDVLVGKGETGWNGSLAPPIFSHSSAYAICPHPRNVPDDILQLVKQRNSIVMVNFNPEFVSCKPANTTNSLPDFVPETNTLAQVVRHIRHIGELIGYDHVGIGTDYDGIESTPVGLEDVSKFPDLFAELLRQGISDEDAAKIAGRNILRVWAEADKVASELQKTTLPLEDDVKNNWVKRREL
- a CDS encoding major component proteasome, whose translation is MASEQSPEAKELALVGKVEMRIALASSEKKLEELLNIYLTPLLLKLGSDSVAVRNKVISICQHINTRITSQDIKLPVAALLKQYKENADISLIRHFDILYIQQGISRLTVAERLDLLPVLLKGISNDYEKSQQHASQLFHLILRLLVLFKLPLRGSKEDDELRVTLGLSDHDAAFLSKWFGKLILLGIVKETAPQSSALQRCPGLSPDDYKFLTLQGKPDAWDPTADAGLSLTESKALVARFVASGLFNQDEKFLPALFASADTNSRISEVGEDTLKRVMLSKDLEQSEAVEALLGLYFGSSTVHGSLPVKTPLRIRILNVLSKSVRCTAYPQQIARIVEEGLLSPELNATNKAAGREASKFRSAIFSLVNFVARHGASSNLSQVAQSLVDNLRAFIQDQGWPTPDRDQDMELRGYGYVTIGLLAKAAPEKILLEPNLDLLEFLFRSLREDSAGKEVAVSIEEALSSVLGAFSKPFDASIMHRFRQILLRYATVDQHNTPASDRFTRSTRYVATRFANRCLPYEDVLARWIDILAVSGGAAERHEIVEEGRRGLDPYWFKMSNTPPGERDQSKLIFPDFDKLVNFIIIQQAQDEDAMDIDKSEDALLQVQDFYQQYPGALSTVISFCSSVAMQSALVDKDMGDDAPENWERKLDTQMTTDMRARQAFRAYAANESHGRSLAVILRASFDRLTRDDVSDIGDIGTTFVRLLSLLPQRYWVLANVVRDFRALQPSIVSNNPARRLAAAHAYGLLASHKEIDQNALQSAQVGFFDKLQHWESAIGADINQISGVILALGYYHSRAFWRASATPATIADDHPINKLLHAVVEIMKNSRDATLKSAAFSCIDQLSLFYVITPLLLSKHGKAEAVVQQIYDSAKSGTTSAILALGHLSMITEEDESHSEEASDYKTISDKLYELHEVRQPEVHFSVGEALSCFAAGWESKALTAELDILHPDQPQEPWDAPLQAPLGPKREKTLGIVMEKTLKGCLQTKPSLKKASVIWLLCLLQYCGHKPDMQSYLSQCQIAFKNCLSDRDEVVQEAASRGLGLVYEKGDRQLKDDLVRDLVGSFSDNKSKMAGTVTDDTQLFEPGALPTGDGSITTYKDILNLAAEVGDSSLVYRFMSMASNNSIWSSRAAFGRFGLSNIFSDSSVDGYLAQNPKLYPKLYRYRFDPNPNVQRSMNDIWNALVKDSSATIDKHFDAIMDDLLISILTKEWRVRQASCAAIADLVQGRSIDKYEKYPDAIWGKTFKVLDDIKETVRVAAASLARVLTGILTRSLEAGDASNKSATIQLERVIPFLFSQSGLESSAEEVRLFSVHTLLQIVKKSNANTLNPHVPELVERLLGLLSSLEPEAVNYVHLNASKYNLTEQKIDDMRLASVRSSPLTESVERCLDLADEETMSALVPRIEAAMKNAVGLPSKVGCSRILVTLATRHRFVFNPYADSFLKLVQKQIHDRNETVSSSYAAAAGYLARLASDKQLLSTFAFVNKMYFESEESSDRNRLLAADIMRAMSLYATDRFTSFQAEFLPFIFLAKHDSEEQVRKSFTETWDDHVAGPRTVSLYLKEIIVLSERHLESRQWAIKHTAAKTVADCVLQITNAVGSENIDIVNAKVVWPVLDKALSGKSWEGKEVVLEAFVRFVERSEAYWKNGEDKDIAKQLEKVANRESKRQEGKNEKLVASVLEKLRSHLGI